From a region of the Podospora pseudopauciseta strain CBS 411.78 chromosome 7 map unlocalized CBS411.78m_7, whole genome shotgun sequence genome:
- a CDS encoding uncharacterized protein (EggNog:ENOG503P3S7) yields MDPTATLFTFMLQTHPSVQTVHLIGSWDNFNKPYTMERDSRRNKGQWRGCHNFEDIICDGDVGNAPKRSGGLKMGQTYYYYYEVNGSSEVHDPSLPSTTACPYLPGQPVNTLWIPVEQSLRKRSGSLNSLRSTDFKTMDPAAKYAKLKPAAPIVDTAAAPRRLDTAPQRMQQQHKRSARSISPGSGWSFSPRKLFSRKTSSSSLKESTLPPTAMSDDERATARSEGSRSRDISPESLRRFLVDDAPLEEEQSVNNTLAIPEDIVEENEDDDNFATSAVSEFMQYTGLSPPPQRGASPAPTIAPASLSVEPVELPGSSPLPVSRFSNLPKQPSPVVPVSSGTGVLRSRFTTAPPAVSEPQSPDSVGGVPGFYHSDNDDIDAEDDDGEEEEVEEKKSEVAGLGSKVNKSTYSLPKTAGTVGDKPFESGLPVLGGLGGGLVDDLREELGWMADFITA; encoded by the exons ATGGATCCGACCGCTACCCTCTTTACCTTTATGTT GCAAACCCATCCTTCAGTACAGACTGTACATCTTATTGGATCCTGGGACAACTTCAACAAGCCATACACAATGGAACGCGACAGCAGACGGAACAAGGGTCAGTGGAGGGGGTGCCACAACTTTGAGGACATCATCTGTGATGGCGATGTTGGAAACGCCCCAAAGCGGAGTGGTGGGCTCAAGATGGGACAGACGTACTACTACTATTATGAGGTCAACGGGTCATCTGAAGTTCACGATccctccttgccctcgaCCACCGCCTGCCCATACCTTCCCGGCCAACCAGTCAACACCCTCTGGATCCCAGTCGAGCAGTCTCTTCGCAAGCGTAGCGGGTCTTTGAACTCCCTTCGCTCAACCGACTTCAAGACTATGGACCCTGCAGCCAAATATGCGAAGCTCAAGCCAGCCGCACCCATCGTTGACACTGCCGCTGCACCTCGCCGCTTGGACACGGCGCCGCAGCgcatgcagcagcagcacaagcGCTCAGCCCGCAGCATCTCTCCCGGGTCGGGCTGGTCTTTCTCGCCGCGCAAGCTCTTCAGCCGCAAGACCAGCTCCTCTTCGCTCAAGGAGTCGACTCTGCCGCCAACAGCAATGTCTGATGATGAGCGAGCCACCGCGCGCTCGGAGGGTTCCCGGTCGAGGGACATCTCCCCCGAGTCTCTTCGTCGGTTCTTGGTGGATGACGCCCCtttggaagaggagcagtCTGTCAACAACACACTAGCCATCCCGGAGGACATTGTTGAAGAAAACGAAGACGATGATAACTTTGCTACTTCGGCTGTGTCAGAGTTTATGCAGTACACTGGGCtgtctccccctcctcaacgggGTGCTTCGCCCGCTCCTACCATCGCCCCTGCCTCGCTTTCAGTAGAGCCGGTGGAACTCCCTGGCTCGTCACCCCTCCCCGTCAGCAGGTTTAGCAACCTCCCTAAGCAACCTTCTCCTGTCGTCCCTGTTTCATCGGGCACTGGCGTCCTCCGATCAAGGTTTACCACTGCGCCACCGGCGGTGTCGGAGCCGCAATCCCCTGACTCGGTCGGTGGCGTGCCCGGGTTCTACCACTCGGACAATGATGATATCGAtgctgaggatgatgatggggaggaggaagaggttgaagagaagaagagtgaggtggcggggttgggATCAAAGGTCAACAAGTCAACATACAGCCTGCCGAAGACTGCGGGCACGGTGGGGGATAAGCCGTTCGAGAGTGGACTTccggtgttgggggggttggggggtgggttggtggatgatttgagggaggagttaGGGTGGATGGCGGATTTCATTACTGCTTAG